The following nucleotide sequence is from Novipirellula artificiosorum.
CGCTGAGCTTCGCGACAACGATACCGGCAACCACGTGATTCGTGTTGGCCGATTTGCGGGATTGATTGCCGCGCAATTGGATCTACCCGATTGGTATGTCGAAGATGTTGAATTGGCGGCACAGTTGCATGATGTTGGTAAGATCGCCGTTCCGGACGCAATTCTCTTGAAGCCGGGGCGTTTGGAGCCGGAAGAATTCGATGTCATTCAAACCCACGTCAAACTCGGCCGTCAGATCATCAAGCCGCACACGATTAATGATGCCAGCTTGTTGCGAAAGCACGCTGACATTGGATGCGAGATGCTACGCGATGGCAGTTCGCTGATGCGTTTGGCGGCCAGTATCGCGCAGACACATCACGAAAAGTATGATGGATCGGGATACCCCATTGGGTTGGCGGGCGAGGACATCCCCTTGGAAGGACGCATCACGGCGGTCGCCGACGTGTATGACGCCTTGGCATCGGAACGCCCTTACAAAAAGGCACTTCCGCGGCAAAAGTGCTTCGACATTCTCGAAGAAGGACGCGGCTCGCATTTTGATCCCAATGTGCTCGATGCCTTTTTTCGCGCGTCCAAAGACATCGTCCGTGTCCAAGTGGAATTCATGGACTTCTGCACCCCCGTTGCAGCCAAGCCGGCGGAATAGGCAATGTATCGGTTCGTAACGTTTTCGCACAGCCGAAAGCGTCGCATGGTAGACTCATCCGATGGACCTGACCGAACCTTATCATTTATTGTTGGTCGAAGACGACCATGAACTGGCAATGATGGTTGCCCAGTTTCTCCGTGGTGAAGGATTCGTGATCGATACCGAGAGCAACGGTGAGCGGGCCGCGCATCGTATCATGACCGAATCGTTCGATGCTGTGGTCTTGGACATTGGGTTGCCGGGGCTCGACGGTATCAGCGTCTGTCGCAAAGTTCGCCCACATTTCGAAGGCCCGATCTTGATCCTGACCGCAAGGGGAGACGAGATCGACGAGGTGGTTGCGTTGGAGGTCGGGGCAGACGACTACGTGGCCAAGCCGGTTCGACCCCGGGCACTGCTGGCCCGCTTGAAAGTGCATTTGCGCCGACTGGAAACGGTTAGCACCGCCAATCTGGGGATGCGGGTGGAAACCAGCGGGATGGTGATCGACGCCTCAAACCGAACGGTGATGATCGATCAGATTCCATTGGATCTGACCACGGCCGAGTTCGATTTGCTGTGGTTTCTGGCTCAACGCTCGGGACAGGTGGTTTCACGCGAAGAGCTTTACCAGGAACTTCAAGGGACGCGCTACGATGGACTGGATCGAAGCATGGATTTGCGGGTTTCGCGGCTTCGAAAAAAGATCGGTGACGACCCGAACCATCCAGAGCGAATCAAATCCATTCGCGGCATTGGCTATCTCTTGACGGCTAAACCATGACTCGACTGTTTCTGCGTTTCTATTTCGGCGTGATTTGCATCCTGGTGATCACGTTTGCCATTCTCGGTTACGTGTTTCGGCAGCGCAACGAACCACAGGCTTATCGTGTCATCGAACAAGCCTTGTCCGGCGGGGTGCGTTTGGCCCAACTGCGCTTAGCAGCAGCGGACGAAGCCTCTTTCGAACCGACACTGCAGGCGATTCAACAGAGCTTTGACTATCCCGTCTACCTCGTGCCCTTCACTTCCGAGCAGGTTGGCGAACCCTTGCACTCGCGTTTGCTTGCTGGTGACGTCGTCTTCCAGTTCAATCGCATGCTCATCGCACTTCCCGATAACAAGCATCTGATGGCGTTTGGTCCGCTGCCGGAGTTTGCCCAACCGACGCCGACGGAAGTCGTTCTTGGGTATGGCGCTATTTTTCTCTTGGCCGCCATCGCAATCGCGCTCTTGTTGCGCCCCGTTGTGTCTCAGTTGCGCGCAGTCGAACGAACGGCAACCGCGATCGCTGGTGGCGATCTTTCGGCTCGAATCGACCCCACCTCGGCCAAGCGGAGCATCGCGTTGGCCGGGGCCTTCAACACGATGGCCGATCGAACTGAAACGTTGCTAAAATCACAACGTGAACTGCTGCAATCGGTTTCGCATGAGTTGCGGACTCCACTGGCTCGGATTCGTTTCGCCACCGAACTCATCGAGACCGCTCCAACCGATGAACTGCGTCGCTCGCGACTTGAATCGGTCGACAAGGCGACGCAAGAGCTCGACGATCTAGTCGGAGAATTGCTGAGCTACGTGCGGCTGGAATCCGTGGCCACCCACGCCAAACTTGATCGAGTGAACATCAAGCTGTTGTTGCGAGAACAAATCTCATCGGTGCAATCCTTGTACCCCTCGGTCCACATTTCGATCGAAGACGAATCCGAGCCGGTTATCGGAGTCGTCAACCAAACGAGCCTGAGTCGAGCGATTAAGAACTTGCTCACCAACGCATGCCGGTACGCAAAATCACGCGTCGCGATGCGTGTGCTGCATCAGGCGAACCAAGTGGTCATCGAAGTGGATGACGACGGTGAAGGCATTCCCGCAACCGATCGAGCAAAGGTCTTTGAACCGTTTGTGCGATTGAAGAACACCCAAGGTCGAGGGTCCGGTTTGGGATTGGCGTTGGTTGACCGAATCGTCAAGAGCCATGGTGGCCATGCTGAGGTGTTGGATAGTCCAGGGGGCGGAGCACGGTTCCGCATCACCATCCATGCAAATTGAGTGATCCCCGAGGTGGCCATCCGGTCAACATCCTCATGCCAACATGAGGCGAAACGGTAGAGTGGCAAAATAGAACCGTTGCGATTTCTGCGGAAAGTGACACTGGCCAGTTGGAGCATTTTCATCGTGAACGTTGGCACCGTTGCAGACGGTCGACAGGTTGGAAGCGACTTGCCATAGCGAGTCTTCAATGCCGTAGGGTGGCCTGACGAATCGAGCCGTAGGGTGGCCTGACGAATCGACGTTAGGACGTATCGAAAAGTTGGCCGTGCGTTCTGGGCCCTCCCCCTCGCTGCGCTCGACCCCTGCCCGCGCAGCGCTCGTTGTACCCCACATCCTAATCCGGTGATATTCTTTTGGCTCCTGGTCCGAATGTGTTCCATGCGTTGGACAGGTCGTGGCAGCGTTGCATTCCGATCCACAAGGTCTGCGTCGCTTGTCCGATTTTTGCGAAGGTGTAAGCTTGCTGAGGCTCTTGCGCACCTAGGTTTTTTGGCTCATCCGGCGGAAGCGTGCGCAGGAGGTTTTCGAGGCATCTCTCCGGTGTCCCATGATTGCTGGCAGGAGCTATTTTCACTTGTTATCGTGCAGTTGCCGGTAGAAACGGAGTCGAGCTCTGCAGAGGTGCAACTTGACAAGGGATATCCCGGTCGACGGTGCGCCAAGGGTGCTACTGGTTCCCGGCGGACGACCGACCGTCGGGGACTCTTTTCTAAGAGATCATTGGACACCGGAGCCATACCTCCAAAAAACCTTGAGTCTGGGTTCCGCGCGCTTCGGTCGGATGAGCCGGTTTTTTGACCGAGGAGTCCGAGAGCCACCGCACCCATGAACCGCACCTCCGTGCAACAGGCTTGCCCATGTTCGCTGCACCAGCGCGAACCGCAAGGCAACAATCATTCGCAGCGGTTTGTCGAAAGCCCAGGGCGAAATCTCGTCACCTACCCCGCAGATGTATTAGACACCACCCGAGATGCGCGGTACAACGAGCCGCGAGCGGGAGGGGTGGGTGTACCTCGCCCTTTAGGCTCGTTGTACCACATAACTCCTGCGTTTTGCATGCATTGACGGGTTGGTTTTGTGTGCAACTCCACTGGACTTTTTGCTGGACGCCGCGAATTATCCTCAATTGAGGATCCGCGTTGGTGCTGCGGCGGCTTCATCGATCGACCAAAGAACGATCCTGGGACGCAAACGCTTTGGGTTGGAATCCAGAGATCCTACGACCTGTCCAACGCATGGAACGCTTTTGGGCCAGGTGCAAAAAATTTTTCAAGCGTCTAACTTATGTGGTACAACGAGCCCTCTGGGAGAGGTCGAGCCTAAGCGAGGGAGAGGGAAAACGGGCTGCGATTACAACATGAAATTCCAGCACTGTTTCTATACCGGCCCTCCCCCTCGCTGCGCTCGACCCCTCCCGCTGCGCGGGCAGGGGTGGTTGGATACCTAAACACTTCAGCAGTCACAACTTAAAAACTGCACGACCTCTCGGCGTGAGTGGGGAAGAGGGTGCTGGAGTTCAGGCTTTAGCCGCACGAGCGCAACCCGCAGTCGCCTGAAGGCTAAACTCCAGCGCACACCCCCTGAAACGCACAAATCAAATCCAATCTGGCTCGCACAGGGGCAGCAACCGAAAACCCTCTCCCGGCGTTGAAACGCCGACCTCTCGCAAAGGAGAGGTAACGGTACCGTTACGCCTCGATAAAGAACGACTTAAAAACGGCACGACCTCTGGTGTGGCACGGTGAAAGATTGGTCTGGGCTTTGCCCCGAGAATAACCGATAATGCGCATCAGGTTGGCGTTTCGGTTTGCCATGGCATCAGCGCTCGTATCATGAAGGCGGTTTGAAAAAGACTGCTTCTTGCTTCCAAGGATGGAAAAATGAGTCTCAAAATTGGTTTACGATGGATCGTTCTCGGTTCGGCCGTGATTGGCTTTTCTTCAAGCGGTTATGGGCAAGCCGGTACACAGCGAGGGGCCACGTTCGGCGGGTTAGCGGGTGCGGTCGCGGGCGGATTGATCGGCGACCATAACGGGGAAGCCGGAGCAGGGGCCGCGATTGGCGGCGTCGTCGGAGCGGTCGCCGGTGGGTTGCTCGGAAATGCGTCGGACAAGGAAAACGCGTACCGCCAACAACAGCAAGCCTACCGGTCTCAGCAAACGGCAATGGCGGCGACGCAAGGGGCCGTTTCCATCATGGATGTCGCCTCGATGAGTCGCAGTGGTCTGAGCGAGATGGTGATCATCAATCAAATCAATCAGCGAGGCGTTCAGCAGGCGCTCAGCGTTCCGGACATCATTTCGCTTCATCAAGCAGGTGTTAGCGAATCGGTGATCACGGCGATGCAGCAAGCACCCACCGGTATTCAACGTGTTGCCCGACAAGCGACTCCAGTCGTGACTCAGCAAATCATTCAACCGACACCGGTGATCGTCGAAGAACGGATCGTCGTTCCCGCCTACCGCCCCCATTACTACCATCCCCCCCGCCCACACTACTACCAACCTCATTACCGATCGGGCGTACACATTCGGTTCTAGCGATGGGTTCACCTTCGTTCGAGAAAAGCGAACCCGCTAAATCGTGAACACGTGTCATTGACTCGTGGCGATGCGCTATCCATTCGTGTTGCCGAAGACTGGCAATGCGGCTAGCACAGCAGGACGAACCGGACACTGAAAAACGGTCTCGTTCGTGGTACAATCTGCGGAGGTTGCCGGGATGCGTCGATCGCTTCCCATCACGGCAACTTTCCCTTCCCGCCACGATCGCTCTCGACCGATTTTCAGGAACACGATGCGCTACCTCACTGCGATTTGCACACTGCTTCAGCACGGACTCTTGGGCTGTGGACTGCTCACGGCAATGCTGACTCCTTCTCTAACCCTGGCGGAGGAGGGGTCCGACTCGGAAGGGACGCTACACCCCACCCACCTTCGCTGCGAGTATCGGGCGAATCCGCTAGGGGTCGATGAGACGAAGCCGCGGTTGATGTGGCAGGTTGCATCCGAACACCGAGCGGCAACGCAAACGGCTTACCAAATCTTGGTTGCATCGAGCGACGAGAAGCTCTCGCAAAATATCGGCGATCGTTGGGACTCGAAGCAAGTGAATTCGAATCAGACGTTGCACATCGAATACGACGGAAAACCCTTAGCGTCGCGGCAACCCTGTTATTGGAAAGTGCGGGTCTGGGACGAAAACGGCAATCCATCGGCATGGAGCGATCCAGCCCATTGGACCATGGGCTTGCTTGACGATTCCGATTGGTCGGGCCAATACATCAGCTACCTCGACGACACACCGATTCATGACGATCGAGAAACACTCTTTCTGCCGGCTGCTCGGCAATATCGCAAAGAGTTTCGCAGCGAGAAACGTGTTCGCCGAGCCACGATCTATTCCACCGCGCTTGGAATCTATGAGTTGCATCTCAATGGCCAGCGCGTCAGCGATGCCTACTTCACGCCGGGTTGGACCGATTATCGGCAACGAGCCTACTACAACACGTTCGATGTCACCGACATGGTTCGCGAAGGTGACAACGCCCTTGGTTCTTGGGTCGCCGACGGTTGGTATAGCGGGTACGTCGGGTTCGGATTGTTGACGGGGATGGGGACGGAGAAAATCGGCCGCTACACGTATGGAAAAACACCCGCATGGATGGGCCAGTTAGAAATTGAATATGCGGATGGCACGACCGAAACCATCGCGACCGATTCGAGTTGGAAGGTGACGGGCGACGGCCCCATCACCGAAGCCGATTTGTTGATGGGCGAAGCCTACGATGCGCGCAGGGAGCAAGCGGGTTGGACTTTGGCGGGGTTCGATGACGGACCTTGGGATCAGGCGATCCACGCGTCAGAAAACGGCTCTCCTGTCGCGACGTTCTATCAAGCAGAGAATCCGCTTGAATCAGGCAAGAACCCTACCATTGAGGGGAATGATCGAAATCTCGGCTTCAATCGACCGCGGCTCGAATCATTCCCTGGCGTGCTCGTGCGAGTGATTGAGGAAATCCCTGCCGTCGAAGTGATCGAGCGAGAGCCAGGGGTCTTCATGGTGAACTTAGGGCAGAACTTCGCTGGCGCGATCCGATTGAAGGTCAAGGGCAAGGCGGGGCAAAGGATCAAAATCCGCTACGGCGAAATGTTGTATCCCGATGGCCGTTTGATGACCGAAAATTTGCGTAAAGCTCGCTGCCAAGATTTCTACACCTGCAAAGGGGCCCCCGAAGGCGAAACCTTCCAACCACGCTTCACGTTCCATGGCTTTCAGTTCGTTCAATTGTCAAACTTCCCCGGGGAAGCGGACCTCGAAACGGTGACGGGATTGGCGATGCACAGCGACACGCCGCTGGTCAGTACTTTTGAATGCTCGGATCCGATGGTGAACCAGTTGTTTCGCAACGTGGTTTGGACGCAGCGAGCCAACTTCTTAGACCTGCCCACGGATTGCCCTCAACGGGATGAGCGGATGGGTTGGACCGGTGACGCTCAAGCTTATGTGGCCACGGCTGCGTACAACGCCGACATCGGTGCCTTCTACACCAAGTGGTTGCGCGAGTTGATGGAGTCGCAGCGTCCCAGTGGAGCGTTCCCTGGGTATGCGCCGTTTCCATTTCAGCATGGCTGGGACTTCGGTTCGGCGTGGGCCGATGCCGGTGTGATTTGCCCCTGGACGATCTGGCAAGCCTACGGTGATACGCGCGTCATCGATCGCTGCTGGGAGCCCATGACGCGTTTCATGCAATGGCGAAAAGGGACAAGCCAAGGTGAACTTGGCATCGCCCATGGCAACGCGTGGGGCGACTGGCTCGCACAAGGTGCAACCACGCCGTTGGAGTATGTCGATACGGTTTACTTCGCTATTTCGGCAAAGATGATGTCCGAAATGGCCGAGGCCACCGGGCGACATGAAGAAGCAGAAGCCTATCACCAGCAGTTTCAACGAACCAAGGCAGTATTCGGCGAAACCTACCTGGAGGACGATGGCAGCATCTCGGTGAACACGCAAACCGCCCATGCGTTGGCACTATTCGCCGATCTGGTTCCCGAACCGATGCGTGAAGCAACGGCCAAGCGTTTAGCCGAAAAGATCGCCCTGAACGGCAATCATATGTCAACCGGCTTTCTCGGCACACGTCCCTTGTTACCCGTCCTAAGTTCTGCTGGCCAACACGACTTGGCAACGTTCTTGTTGCAGAGCCACGAGTTTCCCTCGTGGGGTTACGAAATCGACAATGGTGCCACCACGATTTGGGAACGGTGGGACAGCTACACCAAAGAAGATGCGTTTGGCCGCCACAATGCCGCGATGAATTCTTTTTCGCACTATTCATTCGGTGCGGTTTGCGAATGGATGTTCCGTACACTCGCAGGGATCGATTCTGCCGCCCCAGGCTACGAGACCATTGTCATTCGGCCCACGCCCCCTTCACCGGGAAGCAATGCGCAACATCCGGCGATTGATTGGACTTCGGCATCGTACGATTCGATTCGCGGAAAAATCCAAAGCAATTGGGCCGTCGACGGTGATACATTCACGCTTGAAACGACGATTCCAGCGAACACGAAGGCATGGGTCCACTTGCCAGGATCCGGATTGGAAAATGTGACCGAGAGCGGAAAACCGGTACATCAGGTCGACGGCGTTCGTTTCGTTCGCAACGAAGCGGACCGCATCGTGTTGGAGATTCAATCGGGGACCTACAAGTTTGTTTCCAAGCAGGCCATTGGATCCGCGACCAGCGCGCTGCAAACGTCGCAGCCAGCCGACATGACCATCAACCCGGATCAAATTGATCTGACCGATGCAACCCCCTTGGCGAGTTGGAATTTCTCGAAGGCAGAGGATGTCCAGCGATGGACCGGTCAGCACAACCTGAAAATCCAAATCGGTGACGACCATGCCGTCGTGCAATCAGAGGGAAAGGATCCACAACTGAGCACCACGTTGGACTCAGCCGTTGAGGGGAAAATCGTCGTCGAAATCAAAGCGATGGTTTCGAAAGGAACGGAAATGGATCTGTTCTGGGCCTCCCCGAATGGAAACTTCAACGGAACCCAGCATGTCGGCCGATCGCTCGCCGGCTCGGATCAATTCCATTCGTACCTGTATCGAATTGGCGATGGAACACCGCTGCAAAAGCTTCGAATCGATCCGTTTGCGAATCTGGGGACCATCAAAATCGATTCGATCACGCTGTATCAGTTGAGTCGTTGAGAGCTTGCGACCCATGCATTTCTTATTTTTCTTCAAAACTTCCAAAAAATCAGTTGATCGGCTGTCACTTGGAGTTTAAAAACCAGGGAACACCCGTGGCCTAGTGGACGCATGGGGCCATAGGTGCCCTGCTTCTTGCTGCGAAGCATGGAGCACGATCCAACCTTCTTCATTCTGATCGACGCGATGACTTTTTACTGGGGCCATCGCGTCCTGGAAAAAGGTGGCCCATGAGATTCTTCTTTTCCAAACGGCAAGCCCATCATCCAATGCGACTTGGGCAGATCGCCACGGGGTTGTTCCTCCTTGTTGGCTTGCTGGCTCTCGTCGGCTTGCTGGCTGGCTGCGTCAGCCATTCTGCCTCCGTCGTCACGGAAACCGACGAATACAGCTTCGACGAGATCCGAGCTCAGGCCGCTGCGGAAGAGGCGGCTTCCGCCGCCGAGCGGGAGGAGTAACCCTCGCCAAGGATGGCCTAATGCATCCTGTACCGACGTGATCCGAATCGAAAGGTACTTGCCCATGAAGCCTTCATTCAAACCCCGCATCGCTTTCCAGCGACTCCATGCGTTTACGCTCGTCGAACTCTTGGTGGTGATTGCCATCATCGCGGTTTTGGTGGGTTTACTGATGCCAGCGGTCCAGTCCGCTCGCGAAGCAGCGCGACGGATGAGCTGCGGAAACAATGTCAAGCAACTTGGCCTGGCGATGCACCATTACCATTCTGCGTTCCGTCAACTGCCGATTCATGGCGTCGGGCCAACGAACGAAACGACCAACAGCCCGTTTCTCGCCGACGACAACACCGGTCGCGGCTTCACACGCATCGAGTTGACTTACCTCGTTGGATTGTTACCGTTTTTGGAGCAGCAAGCGCTCTGGGAACAGCTCAGCCGGCCCATGGTGGAAGACGATGGCGACATCTGGCCTGCGTTTGGCCCGCGACCGTGGAATGGGAACTACCCGCCATGGGCGACGCAGGTTCCCACGTTTCGATGTCCTAGCGATCCCGGTCTCGGGGTCCCCGGACTTGGGCGAATCAACTATGCCGCCTGTACCGGTGACGGCTTCTATGAATCCGAACACGGGGTAACGGTTTGGAGTGGAACGCGTTGGTTGTACCAGTGCGATCGCTTGGCGATGCGCCGAGCTCAATGTGGCATGCGAGGGGTATTCGTGACCCGCAAAAGCATGCGTTTTCGCGATATCACCGACGGA
It contains:
- a CDS encoding alpha-L-rhamnosidase, with protein sequence MRYLTAICTLLQHGLLGCGLLTAMLTPSLTLAEEGSDSEGTLHPTHLRCEYRANPLGVDETKPRLMWQVASEHRAATQTAYQILVASSDEKLSQNIGDRWDSKQVNSNQTLHIEYDGKPLASRQPCYWKVRVWDENGNPSAWSDPAHWTMGLLDDSDWSGQYISYLDDTPIHDDRETLFLPAARQYRKEFRSEKRVRRATIYSTALGIYELHLNGQRVSDAYFTPGWTDYRQRAYYNTFDVTDMVREGDNALGSWVADGWYSGYVGFGLLTGMGTEKIGRYTYGKTPAWMGQLEIEYADGTTETIATDSSWKVTGDGPITEADLLMGEAYDARREQAGWTLAGFDDGPWDQAIHASENGSPVATFYQAENPLESGKNPTIEGNDRNLGFNRPRLESFPGVLVRVIEEIPAVEVIEREPGVFMVNLGQNFAGAIRLKVKGKAGQRIKIRYGEMLYPDGRLMTENLRKARCQDFYTCKGAPEGETFQPRFTFHGFQFVQLSNFPGEADLETVTGLAMHSDTPLVSTFECSDPMVNQLFRNVVWTQRANFLDLPTDCPQRDERMGWTGDAQAYVATAAYNADIGAFYTKWLRELMESQRPSGAFPGYAPFPFQHGWDFGSAWADAGVICPWTIWQAYGDTRVIDRCWEPMTRFMQWRKGTSQGELGIAHGNAWGDWLAQGATTPLEYVDTVYFAISAKMMSEMAEATGRHEEAEAYHQQFQRTKAVFGETYLEDDGSISVNTQTAHALALFADLVPEPMREATAKRLAEKIALNGNHMSTGFLGTRPLLPVLSSAGQHDLATFLLQSHEFPSWGYEIDNGATTIWERWDSYTKEDAFGRHNAAMNSFSHYSFGAVCEWMFRTLAGIDSAAPGYETIVIRPTPPSPGSNAQHPAIDWTSASYDSIRGKIQSNWAVDGDTFTLETTIPANTKAWVHLPGSGLENVTESGKPVHQVDGVRFVRNEADRIVLEIQSGTYKFVSKQAIGSATSALQTSQPADMTINPDQIDLTDATPLASWNFSKAEDVQRWTGQHNLKIQIGDDHAVVQSEGKDPQLSTTLDSAVEGKIVVEIKAMVSKGTEMDLFWASPNGNFNGTQHVGRSLAGSDQFHSYLYRIGDGTPLQKLRIDPFANLGTIKIDSITLYQLSR
- a CDS encoding response regulator transcription factor gives rise to the protein MDLTEPYHLLLVEDDHELAMMVAQFLRGEGFVIDTESNGERAAHRIMTESFDAVVLDIGLPGLDGISVCRKVRPHFEGPILILTARGDEIDEVVALEVGADDYVAKPVRPRALLARLKVHLRRLETVSTANLGMRVETSGMVIDASNRTVMIDQIPLDLTTAEFDLLWFLAQRSGQVVSREELYQELQGTRYDGLDRSMDLRVSRLRKKIGDDPNHPERIKSIRGIGYLLTAKP
- a CDS encoding HD-GYP domain-containing protein, whose protein sequence is MNSPASPVSLATNATGGHTVVVSPKLTGAVPANHSQQPLPGKIMIVDDEIANVLVAKKHLERAGYASFETTTDSSMALSLIGSTRPDVVLLDINMPEVNGIEILRDLRQRAEFRHLPVLILTANNDADVKLSCLQLGATDFLVKPVDPMELAPRVRNALQNKSYQDQLQNYASDLEEKIRQRTADLEKSRREVIYCLARAAELRDNDTGNHVIRVGRFAGLIAAQLDLPDWYVEDVELAAQLHDVGKIAVPDAILLKPGRLEPEEFDVIQTHVKLGRQIIKPHTINDASLLRKHADIGCEMLRDGSSLMRLAASIAQTHHEKYDGSGYPIGLAGEDIPLEGRITAVADVYDALASERPYKKALPRQKCFDILEEGRGSHFDPNVLDAFFRASKDIVRVQVEFMDFCTPVAAKPAE
- a CDS encoding DUF1559 family PulG-like putative transporter yields the protein MKPSFKPRIAFQRLHAFTLVELLVVIAIIAVLVGLLMPAVQSAREAARRMSCGNNVKQLGLAMHHYHSAFRQLPIHGVGPTNETTNSPFLADDNTGRGFTRIELTYLVGLLPFLEQQALWEQLSRPMVEDDGDIWPAFGPRPWNGNYPPWATQVPTFRCPSDPGLGVPGLGRINYAACTGDGFYESEHGVTVWSGTRWLYQCDRLAMRRAQCGMRGVFVTRKSMRFRDITDGLSNTIAIAEIMTGLGDGDNRSIGFTNPKGGFFQVANNAKRCEDLGFIDPKRPRFWTHDVNVYAPISQRGFRWADFHTLQSQVNTILPPNSEICLVGHSDTYGVAPPSSRHAGGVHVLMVDGATKFITDSIEAGNPRVPCVYCDALSSRTNSPTPPGSPSPFGLWGSLGTRASSETIDDAW
- a CDS encoding ATP-binding protein, yielding MTRLFLRFYFGVICILVITFAILGYVFRQRNEPQAYRVIEQALSGGVRLAQLRLAAADEASFEPTLQAIQQSFDYPVYLVPFTSEQVGEPLHSRLLAGDVVFQFNRMLIALPDNKHLMAFGPLPEFAQPTPTEVVLGYGAIFLLAAIAIALLLRPVVSQLRAVERTATAIAGGDLSARIDPTSAKRSIALAGAFNTMADRTETLLKSQRELLQSVSHELRTPLARIRFATELIETAPTDELRRSRLESVDKATQELDDLVGELLSYVRLESVATHAKLDRVNIKLLLREQISSVQSLYPSVHISIEDESEPVIGVVNQTSLSRAIKNLLTNACRYAKSRVAMRVLHQANQVVIEVDDDGEGIPATDRAKVFEPFVRLKNTQGRGSGLGLALVDRIVKSHGGHAEVLDSPGGGARFRITIHAN
- a CDS encoding glycine zipper domain-containing protein is translated as MSLKIGLRWIVLGSAVIGFSSSGYGQAGTQRGATFGGLAGAVAGGLIGDHNGEAGAGAAIGGVVGAVAGGLLGNASDKENAYRQQQQAYRSQQTAMAATQGAVSIMDVASMSRSGLSEMVIINQINQRGVQQALSVPDIISLHQAGVSESVITAMQQAPTGIQRVARQATPVVTQQIIQPTPVIVEERIVVPAYRPHYYHPPRPHYYQPHYRSGVHIRF